GTCCGCGGCTGGATCACCGGCGGCATCATCAAGGACGGAATTCCTGCTTTCCTGGGCATCGTCCCGGTCGCCGTCCTCGTATATGTGTCCACGTGGACCGGCTGGTTCCAGTCGAAGGATGCGTATTTCCGCCAGTGGGCCGACACCAACCCCTCAGCCCAGTGGGGGTGGATCCCGGGCCCGCTGCGGTCCCTGGCCCACTACCACCTGGAAGCGTACAAGTTCCATCAGGGACTTAGCTCCGACCACCCCTACGAGGCCAGCGCCTGGAGCTGGCTGGTGATGGGCCGGCCCACGTCGTTTTTCTACGAGTCCCCCAAGCAGGGAAGCCCCGGCTGCGACGTTGCCAGCTGCAGTTCGGCCATCCTCTCGGTGGGCAATCCCCTGATCTGGTGGAGCGCCACGGTTTCGCTGGTCATCCTGCTGTTCTGGTGGGCCGGGCGCCGCGACTGGCGGGCCGGCGCTATCCTGGCCGGGGTTGGTGCGGGCTACCTCCCGTGGTTCCTGTACCCGGAACGCACCATGTTCACTTTCTACGCCGTGTCCTTTGAACCATTTCTGATACTTGCCCTGACCTACTGCCTGGGACTGGTGCTCGGACGGCGGCACGACCCGCTGTGGCGCCGGCGTTCCGGGCTCTACCTCGTGGCATTGTTTGTGGCCGGAGCAGTGCTGCTCTCGGCGTTCTTCTATCCCGTCTGGACCGGGGAAATCATCCCGTACCAGGACTGGCGCTTCCGGATGTGGATGCCGTCCTGGATCTAGGGCACAAGGCCGGCGACCCCCTAAACCGCAGCAACGCGGCCGGCAGGGGACTTCGCCAACTTGGTAATCTGTTCAGGCGTTCCTGTAACGTCGCTGGAGGAGGTTAACGCTGCGTGTGCCTCCAGCTTTGCGCCCTGCCGCTTTCGGCGCGGTTGCATCAGCCCCGACTCTCCCAAGGATCCATGAAAACGATGACTTCAGCCGACGAGGAACGCCAGAACCCCCCGCACCCCGGACCCGGCACGGGCCCGGACGCAGGGATGCCGCTGGGCGCCCGGCGCCTGGTGCTCATTGGCGGGCTTTGCGTCCCGGTCGGACTGGTCGCCGGGCCCTACCTGCTTGGTCTTCAGCTGCTGGCTGTCGGCGGTGTCGTGGTCGTGGCCGTGGCATTGTCATACGGCCCTGGCCGGGCATGGTTCTGGAGGTGGTCCTGGCTTACGGCGGCCGCGGGCGCTCTCTGGATGGCAGCCACCATCGCATACTGGGGGACCATCGTCGCCGCGGCAGATGCGTCCGCGCCACTGTCGGGCTGGTCCCCGGTGTTATTTAACATCGGTGCCGGAGGTCTTGTCATCATGGCCGCCGCCGCCGCCGGTGGGGCGCTGGCGCGGTACCGTTCCCGCCGGGCGGCGGCCGCGGCGGCCTGACGCCCGGGCCCGACCCCGGTACCGGATAGTCCGGTCGCCGGGGTCAGGCCGGGGAGTGCGTGCCGGGGCTTTAGGAGTTCCTGTTCCTGTCCCGCCTGCGGCGGCCCAGGAAGAGGATACCGGCCAGCGCGGCGATAACGGCGGCCGCTATGCCCAGCGTCATCAGCGCATTGTCGTTGTTGGGTGGTGCGGCCCGTTCAAACTCCGTGGTGCCTGGCGCGGCGGATGCCGGAGTCGGTACCGGCGAAGGTGCCGCCGATGCCGGCGAAGGTGCCGCCGATGCGGTTCGGGCAGGGTCCTGAACCGTGTAGGAGTAACTTCCGTCAATCGGGTGTCCGTCGGAGGAAACGGCCCGCCACAGCACTTTGTGAGGCCCGTTGGCCCCGGGGACGACCGTGGTGGAAATCGTTGCGCCGGCGACGGTCACTTTCCCGTCGCTGAGCGTTTTTCCCTCGCCGTCGGTAACGGTGATCACGCTGAGGTTCAAGCTTTTCGAATCGGTCGGCGGCTCCGAGAGGGTGAGCGAGACCGTCCCCGGCGCGGAGGTCACGGTAGCGTCCGCGGCCGGGGACGTGGACTGAAGGGCGTCGTGGGCCAGTGCCGGTCCTGCGGCAACCGCAGGGATAAGCAGCCCGGCGGCCAGTGCCAGGCCTAGACGGACGCGTTGTTTTTGGATCAGGTTCATGGTGGGGTCTTCAATTCTGGATCGTCGGAGAATGGCTGGCAAGGCCGCATGGCGGCCGACCTCCAGCGGCGGTCCCCGGGCCGGAACCTCCCCGAGTGCACTCCCCCGCCGCGCGGGCCGCCTGCCGCCGATGACGGCCAGGCGCAACACCGGCAGCATGCCCCCCGGAACCGGTGGCTCAATCAGGATCCGCAGCCACGCCGCCAATGCCCACAACGATGCCTCTGTCCGGGCGAGCACGAGAGCGGTGGCAAGCGTGGCCAGAACGTGCAGGCCAAGCATGGCAGCGGCGGGATCTGCGGCCGGCGTGACCTGAATGAAGGTCTCAGGTCCGGGCACGGGAAGGATCGGCCCGCCGTGCACGTGGGCCGCAGGCCGCGCGGCCGATACCGCCGGACCGGACAAGGCAGAGAAGACCTGGTGAACAGCGAACTGTCCCGCAAGGAGATACCCGGCAAGCGCCGGGGCGGTCATTTTGGCCCCGGTCAGCGGTGCTGCGGCCAAAGTCGCCAGCGCTGCCAGCGCTGCCAGCGCTGCGAGGACCTGCGGTGCCGGCAGTTCCCCGCCGGCGGAAACATGCGCAGCCGCCGCGAG
The window above is part of the Arthrobacter sp. FB24 genome. Proteins encoded here:
- a CDS encoding copper resistance CopC family protein encodes the protein MNVPRAPLRIPRALAVAGTVLSLAAAAHVSAGGELPAPQVLAALAALAALATLAAAPLTGAKMTAPALAGYLLAGQFAVHQVFSALSGPAVSAARPAAHVHGGPILPVPGPETFIQVTPAADPAAAMLGLHVLATLATALVLARTEASLWALAAWLRILIEPPVPGGMLPVLRLAVIGGRRPARRGSALGEVPARGPPLEVGRHAALPAILRRSRIEDPTMNLIQKQRVRLGLALAAGLLIPAVAAGPALAHDALQSTSPAADATVTSAPGTVSLTLSEPPTDSKSLNLSVITVTDGEGKTLSDGKVTVAGATISTTVVPGANGPHKVLWRAVSSDGHPIDGSYSYTVQDPARTASAAPSPASAAPSPVPTPASAAPGTTEFERAAPPNNDNALMTLGIAAAVIAALAGILFLGRRRRDRNRNS